Below is a genomic region from Mycolicibacter hiberniae.
CTGCCGTCGTACCACCGGGAGATTGCCACCACCTTCGGTCGCGACGGGGCCTGGGGTAGCTGGGTGGGCCAGTGGACCGCTGAGGAGGGCCGTCACAGCATCGCGCTGCGCGACTATCTCATCGTCACCCGCGGGATCGACCCGGTGAATCTGGAGAACATGCGGATGCGCCACACCATCGCCGGCTACGACTCCGGCGGCAAGAACATGCTGCAGGTGCTGGCCTACGTGTCGATCCAGGAACTCGCCACGCGGGTCTCGCACCGAAACACCGGCAAAGCCTCCGGGTGTCCTATCGCCGACCAGTTGCTGGCCCGGGTCGCCCTGGACGAGAACCTGCACATGATCTTCTACCGCAACCTGCTGCAGGCAGCCTTCGACATCGCCCCGGACGACACCATGTGTGCGATCCGTGACGAGGTGCTCGGCTTCGCGATGCCCGGGATGAACATGCCCGGCTTCCAGGAGAACGCCGTCATGATCGCCAAGGCCGGTATCTACGACCTGCGCATCCACCACGACGAAGTCGTGCAGCCGGTGTTGCGATTCTGGAAGGTCGATGAGCGCAACGATTTCGGCGAGGCGGGGGAGCAGGCGCGTGAGCAGATCGCCGGCTACATGAAGATGGTCGACGAACGTGCCACCTACTACGAGGAGAAGGCGAAGGCGCGCGAGGGGGTTTCCGCCTAGGCGGGCTCTGCACCCTGCTTGATCGCGCCCTGCTTGATCGAGGTGTAGTAGGTGGTGTCGGCCATCGTCACCGCCCCGGCATCGCGCTCCGGCGTGGGACGCCGGTACTGCGCCAACAGGTCGGCCAGGCTTTGGCCGGTCGATGCCCAGCCCAAGGGGGCCAGGTAGGCGGCGACGTCGTGGCGGTCGCCTTCATACCCGAGTTCGGAGAACTCCAGGTCGAAGCCGTGCTCCTGCCACTTCTCGGTGGCGCTGCGCATCGTTTCGCGGGCCTGCTCCTGTTCGGCCGCGGACAGGTTCGGGATGGCCTCGGTGGCCAGTCGGCTGCCGTCGGCGCTCAGCGCGGTGAGATTGTCCAGCAGCCGGTCTTGTGCCTGCGGCGGCAGATAACCGAGCAGTCCCTCGG
It encodes:
- a CDS encoding acyl-ACP desaturase, yielding MVNVQTELLHELEPIVEQNLNRHLEAAKPWLPHDYVPWSRGRDFAFLGGQDWVPEDSPLDPVAKAALLVNLLTEDNLPSYHREIATTFGRDGAWGSWVGQWTAEEGRHSIALRDYLIVTRGIDPVNLENMRMRHTIAGYDSGGKNMLQVLAYVSIQELATRVSHRNTGKASGCPIADQLLARVALDENLHMIFYRNLLQAAFDIAPDDTMCAIRDEVLGFAMPGMNMPGFQENAVMIAKAGIYDLRIHHDEVVQPVLRFWKVDERNDFGEAGEQAREQIAGYMKMVDERATYYEEKAKAREGVSA